One Elephas maximus indicus isolate mEleMax1 chromosome X, mEleMax1 primary haplotype, whole genome shotgun sequence DNA segment encodes these proteins:
- the LOC126068701 gene encoding LOW QUALITY PROTEIN: nuclear RNA export factor 1-like (The sequence of the model RefSeq protein was modified relative to this genomic sequence to represent the inferred CDS: inserted 1 base in 1 codon), with the protein MGDSGGKFKPRLGLRQGQAKLQLETAGRRAAKFPSGIKYDEKCMQNLIKSLCSVPLNLTEPSISARPSAVPYCKQKELKSQKAKLIKVTKNKGYEVPQQAHDLQRVHSDPDARIHCIEKGPNFRNCMAASLQIHEENSPKLLSFNSSNNTPHQLVGLRDTTQKAPNIRSLNLSKNEVMSEGELDEVKGLEPEEMCAGRNTPCTTFPDKATNISSILELFPKLLRLDNHEVPPPVVFGTEASKKLPVCKGSVFGSETLKNLILEFLQQYYCIYDYEDRRGLQDAYHNEACFSLAIPFNPEDLVPSWFDKYSKGSRNIKKLKDPVLCVHLLKHTKRDIVDFLSELPRTQHDISSLVVDMCVQTEKMLCFSVSGAFKEVEGLFQAHVRAFTRIFIATPSSNSSLRIVNDQLCVGDGSPIETQGSFPTPVPTPSSSPVPTFSEKQXEMVQASSTQSGMNLEWPQKCLHDNNWDYTRASQMFTLSTPVLKIPEDTFMKCSMILTMKTPKEPGF; encoded by the exons ATGGGGGATTCCGGTGGCAAATTCAAACCGAGGTTAGGGCTGAGGCAGGGTCAGGCCAAGCTGCAGTTAGAAACTGCTGGTCGCAGGGCTGCGAAG TTTCCATCTGGCATAAAATATGATGAGAAGTGCATGCAGAATTTGATCAAGAGCCTGTGCAGTGTCCCCTTAAACCTGACCGAG CCATCTATCTCTGCCAGGCCCTCTGCTGTACCCTACTGTAAGCAGAAGGAGCTGAAGTCACAAAAAGCGAAACTCATAAAG GTGACCAAGAACAAAGGATATGAAGTCCCCCAGCAAGCTCATGACCTCCAGAGAGTCCACTCAGACCCAG ACGCGAGGATCCACTGTATTGAAAAGGGGCCAAATTTTAGAAACTGCATGGCTGCCTCCCTCCAGATCCATGAAGAGAACTCGCCCAAG CTTTTGTCCTTCAACTCGAGCAACAACACACCCCACCAGCTGGTTGGCCTGCGTGACACCACACAGAAGGCCCCCAACATCAGGAGCCTGAACCTCTCCAAAAATGAG GTGATGTCTGAAGGGGAGTTGGACGAGGTGAAAGGGCTGGAGCCAGAAGAGATGTGTGCAGGCAGAAACACCCCGTGCACCACCTTCCCGGATAAGGCCACCAACATAAG CTCCATCCTGGAATTGTTCCCCAAGTTATTACGCCTG GATAACCACGAGGTACCCCCACCCGTTGTCTTTGGCACTGAAGCCTCCAAGAAGTTACCAGTCTGCAAG GGGAGCGTCTTCGGATCTGAGACCCTGAAGAATCTAATCCTAGAATTCCTGCAGCA GTACTACTGCATCTATGACTACGAGGACAGGCGGGGTCTCCAGGATGCTTACCACAATGAGGCCTGCTTCTCGCTGGCCATTCCCTTCAACCCTGAGGACCTGGTTCC AAGCTGGTTTGACAAATATTCCAAGGGGAGCAGGAATATAAAGAAACTCAAAGACCCCG TCCTGTGTGTTCATTTGCTGAAACACACAAAACGTGACATTGTTGACTTCCTCAGTGAGTTGCCCAGAACCCAGCATGACATCAGCTCCTTGGTGGTGGACATGTGTGTCCAGACG GAAAAGATGCTCTGCTTTTCTGTCAGCGGGGCCTTCAAGGAGG TGGAAGGACTGTTTCAGGCTCATGTCCGTGCCTTTACCCGGATCTTCATCGCTACTCCTTCCAGCAACTCCAG CCTACGCATCGTGAACGACCAACTGTGTGTGGGGGACGGCAGCCCCATAGAGACCCAGGGTTCCTTCCCCACCCCAGTGCCCACACCCTCCTCCAGCCCTGTGCCTACCTTCTCGGAGAAGC CAGAAATGGTGCAGGCATCCTCCACCCAGTCTGGGATGAACCTTGAGTGGCCTCAGAA GTGCCTTCATGACAACAACTGGGACTACACCAGAGCCTCACAAATGTTCACTCTGTCCACT CCTGTGCTCAAGATCCCAGAAGACACCTTCATGAAGTGTTCCATGATTCTGACAATGAAAACTCCAAAGGAGCCAGGATTCTGA